A stretch of DNA from Candidatus Bathyarchaeia archaeon:
AAGCATGATGATGTGGTAAAGGCATTAAAGGAATTGGCCGAAAAATATGAGCATTATAACCCAAACAGAATATTTCCATACCTTGACAAACGAGAACCAATCAAGCTCCCTTTTGACGCATATACCATTGACTACTACCCCGACCTATGGGTTGAGACCAAAAGGCAAAGACGAATAGATGTTTATGAAGTTTGGCATACTGAATCTGAGGGCGAAGCTATTGCGGACATATACCTAATGGCAAAAATTCCAAATCTATTGAACATTTGTATTGTTTGCGTGAAAACGTCTAGGAACTGTTGGTCTAAAGAAGATGCGGAAAACATTGTATACACTGTTTTAAAGGACCTTGAAGCGAAATATCCATCACTTAAATCCATAAGAACACAAGGCCATATCTACATAGCAGAAGTAGGGGAAGAAGAACTAAAAAACAAGGAAAAATTACTCAAGTCTTTAAGTGAACAATTACAGTTTTGACAGTAAACCATCGATATTATGCACTTCACAACAGACTAGTAATACTGGTCTGCATTGAGAAAAACACAGACTTCGATTATATATGCAAGCCTTTTAGGCAGGCATTGTTGGACTACTCGTTTTTATATTATAGCTTTTTCTCCTTTTGAAGATTTTTGGTAAAGTAAATTTCTCTTCTGTTAGTAACGTCTAAAGAAATTTCGTTTTGTTCTTATGTTTTAGCTTTTCCGGTTAACAGCGACTAACGGAAATGAAGTTTAAGTTTTTGCGCAGAATTGTTGATGAAGCTGAATTTTGTGAGCTTGTTTTTGAAGGCATAAGTGTTTTATAGTTTTTCTTAGTTTGTCAATGGAGGTTTGTATGGGCTTTGTTGCGAGGAGTCGTGTGAAGTCGCCGTGGGTTTTTCATTTGAATACTGGTTCGTGTGCTGGTTGTGATATTGAGATAGTGGCGGCTTTGACTCCTCGTTATGATGTTGAACGTTTGGGTTGTGTTCTTGTTGGTTCGCCTCGTCATGCTGATGTTTTGTTGGTTACGGGTCCTGTTACTCGTCAGATGCTGCCTCGTTTTATTAGGGTTTATGAGCAGGTGCCTGAGCCCAAAGTTGTTGTTGCTGTCGGTACTTGCGCTTCGTCTGGTAGTCCCTTTTTGGGTAGTCAGATGGTTGAAGGCCCTGTGGATAAAATAGTTCCTGTAGATGCCTATGTTGTTGGCTGTCCGCCTAGGCCTGAAGCAATTGTTAAGGGAATTGTTACGGCTGTGAAGAAGAGGTTTGGGTGAAAAATATGGTTGCAGAAAAGCCTGGCGAAACAAAAGAGGTTGAAGCAGATTATGCTCGCTTGCGCATTCCTTTTGGCCCTGTGCATCCAGCCCTTAAAGAACCCGTTTCGTTAAGGGTAGCTGTTCGAAAGGAAGAAATCGTTGATGTTGATATAGTTTTGGGACATGTTCATAGGGGGATAGAGGGTTTAGCTGAAAACCGCAACTTAGTTCAAACGTTATATTTGGTTGAGCGTGTTTGTGGTATATGCTCTCACAGCCACACAACATGTTATGTCCAAGCCTTGGAAGAAATAGGCGAAATAAAACTTCCTGAACGGGCTCTATATCTTAGGACGTTGATTTTTGAACTTGAGAGAATTCACAGCCACCTATTCTTGTTGGGAGTTTTAGCTTATGAAATTGGGTTCGACACCCTCTTCATGTTTACATGGCACGTTAGAGAAAGCGTCCTTGACTTGTTTGAGAAAATCACGGGCAATCGTGTTCACCACTCAATGAATACGTTAGGTGGGGTGCGTTGGGACGTCGATCAGCCGATGGTTGAAGAAATCACGTCTGCAATGAAAAGTTTGCAGAAATCTGTGCAGCAGATCCGCGACTTTTTCCAGGACAAAAGCGTTGAGAAAAGGTTGTGCGATGTGGGCTTCTTAGCCAAGGATGAAGCTAGAAGGTTATGTGTTGTAGGCCCTACTGCTAGAGGTTCTGGTGTGGATATGGATGTGCGGAGAGATCATCCTTATGCCGCCTACAGCGATTTAAAGGAGGGCTTCTCAGTTGTTGTGAAGGAAAAAGGCGACGTCTACGCGAGAACGGAAGTTCGAATTTTAGAGCTTTTTGAATCAATTAATATCATTCAGAAAATTTTGGCGAAGCTGCCGGAAGGGAATATTCGCGTTGAAGATAACGTTATTAAGTTGATGCGCCGCATTCCTCAAGGTGAGGCAATCTCTCTAGTGGAGGCTCCTCGAGGTGAGCTTCTTTATTTTGTGAAAACCAACGGAAATGGTGGCTTATCACGGTTGAAGATTCGAACTCCTACAATTCCAAACGTGTTGGGCTTAAAGCCTATGCTTGTGGGAGGTGAAATTGCAGATATCCCTGTGATTATTGCGTCCATAGACCCTTGCATGGCATGTGCGAATAGAATCACTGTCGTTGATGCTGCTACAGGGGAAGAAGAGACAATAGATGCGAGTGTTTTGCG
This window harbors:
- a CDS encoding NADH-quinone oxidoreductase subunit B family protein is translated as MEVCMGFVARSRVKSPWVFHLNTGSCAGCDIEIVAALTPRYDVERLGCVLVGSPRHADVLLVTGPVTRQMLPRFIRVYEQVPEPKVVVAVGTCASSGSPFLGSQMVEGPVDKIVPVDAYVVGCPPRPEAIVKGIVTAVKKRFG
- a CDS encoding nickel-dependent hydrogenase large subunit — protein: MVAEKPGETKEVEADYARLRIPFGPVHPALKEPVSLRVAVRKEEIVDVDIVLGHVHRGIEGLAENRNLVQTLYLVERVCGICSHSHTTCYVQALEEIGEIKLPERALYLRTLIFELERIHSHLFLLGVLAYEIGFDTLFMFTWHVRESVLDLFEKITGNRVHHSMNTLGGVRWDVDQPMVEEITSAMKSLQKSVQQIRDFFQDKSVEKRLCDVGFLAKDEARRLCVVGPTARGSGVDMDVRRDHPYAAYSDLKEGFSVVVKEKGDVYARTEVRILELFESINIIQKILAKLPEGNIRVEDNVIKLMRRIPQGEAISLVEAPRGELLYFVKTNGNGGLSRLKIRTPTIPNVLGLKPMLVGGEIADIPVIIASIDPCMACANRITVVDAATGEEETIDASVLRRKR